A region from the Buchnera aphidicola (Pemphigus populi) genome encodes:
- the bioH gene encoding pimeloyl-ACP methyl ester esterase BioH, with protein sequence MDRLYWEKIGSGNINLILLHGWGSNIKIWYHIIPKLNKHFTLYLVDLPGFGLSRNCSAITLESIIQILSSHMPKNAIWLGWSLGGLIANTMGLYYPENIRAIINVASSPCFITHPKWPGIHSKKLKNIFHNLVNHYSITIQNFIDLQIFNSFKPYNGISILKKMMGSYPHPKKKALKEGFKILCTIDLRHSIKKLKIPLFRIYGDLDPLVPKKIANILDKKIPNSNSIIIKKSAHAPFITKPKEFCKYLLKFKKSII encoded by the coding sequence ATGGATAGATTATATTGGGAAAAGATAGGATCAGGAAATATTAATTTAATACTCTTACATGGATGGGGATCTAACATAAAAATATGGTATCATATTATTCCTAAACTGAATAAACATTTTACATTATATTTAGTAGATCTACCTGGATTTGGGTTAAGTAGAAATTGTTCAGCAATAACGCTGGAATCAATAATACAAATTTTATCTTCTCATATGCCAAAAAACGCTATTTGGTTAGGTTGGTCTCTAGGAGGATTAATTGCTAATACTATGGGATTATACTATCCTGAAAATATTCGAGCTATTATTAACGTAGCTTCTTCTCCTTGTTTTATAACTCATCCAAAATGGCCAGGAATTCATTCCAAAAAATTAAAAAATATTTTTCATAATTTAGTTAATCACTATTCAATAACTATTCAAAATTTTATAGATTTACAAATTTTTAATTCATTTAAACCTTATAATGGTATTTCAATATTAAAAAAAATGATGGGATCATATCCCCATCCTAAAAAAAAAGCTTTAAAAGAAGGATTTAAAATTTTATGTACTATTGATTTAAGACATAGCATAAAAAAGTTAAAAATTCCATTATTTAGAATATATGGTGATTTAGATCCCCTTGTGCCCAAAAAAATAGCCAATATTTTAGATAAAAAAATACCAAATAGTAACTCTATTATTATAAAAAAATCAGCACATGCACCTTTTATTACAAAACCAAAAGAATTTTGTAAATATTTATTAAAATTTAAAAAAAGCATTATATAA
- a CDS encoding single-stranded DNA-binding protein: protein MASRGINKVILIGNLGQDPEVRYMPNGGAVANITLATSETWRDKNTGEMKEKTEWHRVVLFGKLAEIAREYLKKGAQVYIEGALQTRKWQDQSGIDRYTTEIIVNISGTMHMLGNRNSNHSMSSGYVKKSNIILPEQNKLEKNDRQSHQSSSYNKNETSVNDENQIDFDDDIPF, encoded by the coding sequence ATGGCAAGCAGAGGTATAAATAAAGTAATTCTCATTGGTAATTTAGGTCAAGATCCAGAAGTTCGTTATATGCCTAATGGTGGTGCTGTAGCAAATATCACCCTAGCCACTTCTGAGACATGGAGAGATAAAAATACAGGAGAAATGAAAGAAAAAACAGAATGGCATAGAGTGGTATTATTTGGAAAATTAGCCGAAATAGCCAGAGAATATCTTAAAAAGGGTGCTCAGGTATATATAGAAGGTGCATTACAAACCAGAAAATGGCAAGACCAAAGTGGTATAGATCGTTATACTACAGAAATTATCGTAAATATTAGCGGTACAATGCATATGTTAGGAAATAGAAATTCTAATCATTCAATGTCTAGTGGATATGTAAAAAAAAGTAATATAATATTACCAGAACAAAATAAATTAGAGAAAAATGATAGACAATCTCATCAATCAAGTTCTTATAATAAGAACGAGACTTCTGTTAATGATGAGAATCAAATTGATTTTGATGACGACATTCCTTTTTAA